ccttcagcttctctgcatcCGTCTTGACGGCCCACAAGCGGAacccaatttttttatagtcatcGCTGCACATGACTTTCGCCCTCAAATACTCGGCCGGCACCCCAGTTTGCTCTGATAGTCTTAGCACGGTCacttttttttccttaaaaatggcagcaattttttgcattgtcttcgaattccttgaaaccatacctcttattgctgtgtaatgttggttcattacgtggtttcccaaggtgctcaaccttccaatcattttGCCGCATAGTTTGCACTTGCTGCCATGCAC
Above is a genomic segment from Drosophila miranda strain MSH22 chromosome Y unlocalized genomic scaffold, D.miranda_PacBio2.1 Contig_Y3_pilon, whole genome shotgun sequence containing:
- the LOC117194401 gene encoding uncharacterized protein LOC117194401 translates to MFTEDILSTESGKDNLKTPISPKASPPVHGSKCKLCGKMIGRLSTLGNHVMNQHYTAIRGMVSRNSKTMQKIAAIFKEKKVTVLRLSEQTGVPAEYLRAKVMCSDDYKKIGFRLWAVKTDAEKLKDINQ